A stretch of Triticum aestivum cultivar Chinese Spring chromosome 1D, IWGSC CS RefSeq v2.1, whole genome shotgun sequence DNA encodes these proteins:
- the LOC123165810 gene encoding uncharacterized protein, producing MASPRTPDSPRGLIFAPCDADLVTIYLQRKISGSPLPAAAARYIHDADVYAAEPAALVTGLLPASASSDGEGREWYFFTSVRAQSSRGTRRCRAVAGGVGTWHSEKARCDVLDAGGAAVGYRQPFTYEPKNGWLMLEFSQEDPRPGEAMPALCKIYQKRRAGRSASKPISSGSSSMSGSKRKAAAAGERSGVRRCLQFRPSPAAPNPPTVVATSEIQEAFLLPVERPQAEQEEQEPPVRRAPTATPLIPSFSLTFDSTAFLRPAQDSPTPANSDLSDTSTALLGNYEFVSPASSELTCYNATTPSSDNTGAWAFQPSALTSSNGTTSLLPGQDWATPESSQVSEASTLESYSCFSPDHATSRPTTLPISNGTGYCWSLPQYSELSAIFGA from the coding sequence ATGGCGTCCCCGCGCACGCCCGACTCGCCCCGCGGCCTCATCTTCGCGCCCTGCGACGCCGACCTCGTCACGATCTACCTCCAGCGCAAGATCTCCGGGTccccgctccccgccgccgccgcccggtacATCCACGACGCGGACGTGTACGCGGCCGAGCCCGCCGCGCTCGTCACCGGCCTCCTCCCCGCCTCGGCGAGCAGCGACGGGGAGGGCAGGGAGTGGTACTTCTTCACCTCCGTGCGGGCCCAGAGCAGCCGGGGCACCCGCAGGTGCCGCGCCGTCGCGGGCGGGGTCGGCACCTGGCATTCGGAGAAGGCGCGGTGCGACGTGCTCGacgcgggcggcgccgccgtcgggtACCGCCAGCCCTTCACCTACGAGCCCAAGAACGGCTGGCTGATGCTCGAGTTCAGCCAGGAAGACCCCCGCCCCGGCGAGGCGATGCCCGCCCTCTGCAAAATCTATCAGAAGCGTCGTGCTGGCCGGTCCGCCTCGAAACCCATTTCGTCTGGGTCGTCGTCGATGTCCGGATCCAAGAGGAAGGCGGCGGCCGCGGGCGAGCGCTCCGGCGTGAGGCGATGCCTGCAGTTCCGTCCGTCTCCTGCCGCACCAAATCCGCCCACCGTGGTTGCTACATCGGAGATTCAAGAAGCGTTCTTGCTTCCAGTTGAGCGGCCGCAGGCAGAGCAAGAAGAGCAAGAACCGCCGGTACGGAGAGCACCCACAGCCACACCGCTGATTCCCAGCTTCTCCCTGACCTTCGACAGCACCGCCTTCCTCCGCCCCGCCCAAGATTCGCCCACGCCAGCGAATTCGGACCTGAGCGACACGTCGACGGCACTGCTGGGCAATTACGAGTTCGTCTCACCAGCCAGCTCCGAGCTGACCTGCTACAATGCCACGACACCCTCGAGCGATAACACCGGCGCTTGGGCCTTCCAGCCGTCCGCCCTGACCTCCTCCAATGGCACCACCTCCCTCCTCCCTGGCCAAGATTGGGCCACGCCAGAGTCGTCACAAGTCAGTGAGGCATCGACGCTGGAGAGCTACAGCTGCTTCTCGCCCGACCACGCCACATCCAGGCCCACCACACTGCCGATCAGCAACGGCACCGGCTATTGTTGGTCTTTGCCGCAGTACAGCGAGCTATCGGCAATTTTTGGTGCCTGA